The uncultured Dysgonomonas sp. genome contains the following window.
GCAATAGGTTTTATCTTAGGAATATGGGTACTGTCTATGATGGTCAGCAGTTTCAATGTATCGGCATGTATATACAAGCTGTCCCCCTGCGAATATTCGATACAATAAGCGGAATCGGTAGCTAACGCCGAATTGTTAAGTTCGTTATAATAGCCATAATTACCGATAAGGATTATTTTCTTTACAGTATCCTGTAAGAACATATTACCGAATACTTCTCCATAACCCAGTGTCTTATAATAATAGATAGAATCACCTCTCAGGTAACGATTCCCTTCTTTATTCATTACTGTTGATTGATCGAGGAGGAGTGATTTTTCTGTTTCCGTATTGTACCATCCGTTGCTGGTATATATGACCCCACTGTCGGAAACTATTTCGGTCGGTGTGGTGAAAATCGCTACTTTCTCGTTCGTATTGTATTTCAGCTTGTCCGAATAAAGCGTGAAATTCGGATTCTTCAAGATTACGCTATCCTTGAATGTGGCAATCCGGATATTGGGTTCATATTGCCCCCAGAAAGAGGTCAATTCGTTGAGCGAATCTACAAGCATACCACCGTCGAAATAATAACCGAGATTCATAGTCCGGTCATAATTAAGACTATCGGTAAACAATGTTATCGGATTTCGCTTATTTTTTGGTGAATGTTCCAGATTGACATTTTCACGGACTTTCACCAATTTCGTATTCCCGTCATAATGCATATATCTTCCGTTCAGGAAAAGGGTATCGCCTTGTTCCATACGAACATTACTGAATGCCTCGAACGAATTCTGCTTCTCATTCCAGTAAGCACTATCGCAGTAAAGATAAGCTCCGTCGTGCAAGAATATAACACTGTCTTTTAGTACTTGCGGTTCAAAATCAGGCCGTCTTATCAGTCTTTTCGAATTGACCAACTCAATCACTTTGACTCCGCCTTTACTTGCAGGCTGCGGCTTCACAGGGTCCTGCGGTTTTTTGGGAACCTGTGTAATATCCAACTTCACCTGTGGCGACAACATCGACTGAGCCGAAGCATAAAGAGCAATGAGGCACAGAACACTCACCAGAGGTATCCTATGCCTTTGCATCGCATATTTTATAAGTTTATTAAACACGTTTTATTTAGCCTTATTAGTAGTATCATCTTTGAGCCATCCGGAATATTGGAAATCACAATTCCGCCAGTTTTCATCTATGAAAACATATGTACCCTTAATTTTAGTCTGAAGCCATTTACGGAGTATATCTTCTTGTTTATGCGCTTCTACTATTTCTTTCAGGGCCTGATAGTCATCGGATACATTAGCTACATGCCCTTCGGTACGGCTTCTGAGTTTTACGATGGCTACTACTTCTTTCCCGTTATCTGTCTTCATTCTGAACGGAGCCGATACTTCTCCTACTTTCAACTTATCCACAGCGATAGCTACAGCCGGAGGAAGTTCTTCTTTCAGGAAGCGTGGTGTACCATAGTTTGCACTTTCCTTACGGTTAACCATTAATCCGTTATTCTTTCGGGTATCTTTGTCGAATGATAGCACCGTTGCATCTTCGAATGTAAACTTGTTTTGTTTTATATCCTTGGTGATGGAATCCATTTTAGCGATTGCTTTTTCGAATTCAGCTTCCGGCACTTTCGGACGAAGCAGGATATGACGCACGTTTATCAGGTCACCTCTGCGTTCGATCAACTGGATAATATGGAACCCGTACTCGGTTTCTACTATATTCGATACTTTTTTAGGATCATTCAGCGAGAAAGCCATATTGGAGAACTCTGTAACCCAACTGGCACGTCCGCTGAATCCGGTTTCCCCACCGTTCTGCGCAGAACCATCTTCAGAGTACATAATTGCCAGTGTGGAGAAGCTTTCTCCTGCATTTACCCTGTTGGTAAAATCCCTCAGGCGTTCTTTTACTTTATCTATCTCGGCCAATGGAACTATGGGTTCATTTGTAATTATCTGTACTTCTACAGTAGTAGGTATATATGGTAAGCTATCCTGTGGCAATTGCGCATAATACCGTCTTACCTCCGATGGAGTCAGGCTACTCTTTTTCCCTACCAGTTTTTTCTTCACTTCCGATACCAGATAGCCATTCCGGATTTCTTCTCTCCATTCTTCGCGCAACTGACTCATCGAAGCTTGAAGATATTCTTCTACTTTTTCTTTGGAACCTAAATTAGCAATAACCATGTTTTCCTGACGGGTTACTCCTCTGGATACCTCTGCTGTAGGCACATCTATACTGTCTATCTTGGCCTGGTCCAGAAACAGTTTTTGTACAGCCAACTGTTCGGGTATCAGACAATACGGATCGCCTTCGATACGGTCGCCCCTCGACAGCATCATCTGCCGGGCCTTTTCTACATCCGATTTTAGTATAGCTTCGTCTCCTACTACCCAGATTATCTGGTCGATGATATTATCCTGAGCCTTACAAAAAAGCCCCGAACTTAATAGTATTGCTAATAAAATAAATTTTCCGGCCTGTTTTACCATTTGTATGTTCAATTAAAAAATCGCGTAAATATAGTGATAATGTATTACTTTTTCTCTTAACGTAAAAAAAGAAGTTATATTCTATTTATTATAAAACTTAATTTCTTCATCCGAAACGGCTTTGTCATACAAGTCTTTTTTCACCTGCTGCAAATAATCAGCCTTCTTTTGTTCCATATACATTTCGGATAGTTGCCCTTTGACATAGTCATACGGGGCTTCGCTTCCGGTCAGTTCGTACTCTTTGATATTCAATAGATATACAAAAGATGAGTCGCGCAATTCCAGATTCTTATTCCTCTGAAGAAATATTTTTTCATCAGTAACGGCAGGTGGCATATTCTCCAGTACATCTACCAGCCCCACCCATTTGTCATAAAAATATTCGTAGGCCACTGCATTCTGTAATGTGTTCTTTTCAATATTTTCTATCGCAGCATCATTTTCCTGTTTATACCATTTCTGAAAATTAGCCAGTTGTTTTGAATTTACAGGAATTTTCAGATACAGCCCCTTAATAATATTGTCTTCCAGTTTGAATTTGTCCTTATTCTGCTCATAGTACGCCTTGAGTTCATTTTCCGAAACGGATTTTGAAAAATGCTCTTTCAGCAATTGTTCCTGATATGAACTTGTTATCAGCGACTTTTTGTAGCTTTCTACCAATTCATCTATATCCTTCTTGTTTACAATATTTTGCAGGGCCTTATTATATATCAGCTGGTCGTTTATCCACATATCGATATAAGACTTGACTGCGGCAGTGCTGTCTTCGGCTGACAATCCGACAGGAATAACTTCGTCCAGGTCGGCTTGATAGAGTGTTTTGTCTCCCACTGTAACAATCGGATTTAAAGCCCGGTCAGCATCAGCTGCCCCGCTTCCACTACAAGAGAACGCTACGAAAACCGTAAAAAACAGATATAAGCAGATAAGTATCTCTTTCATTGTTTCAAATTTAATGCAGGCTTGTTAATATCTACTTTGTATTTATTTTGGAGGAAAGTTGCCCAATCTTTTTCGAGTTTTTCCTGATAATCCAGCTCTACTGCATAACGGACATCTGTATAATCCTCAGGTGAATCTATGAACTTTCCGGTCACAAAGAAATACGGATATCCTGTGAATGGGGGAGGTACCACACCTTCATATATTTTATTATCTACATATGCGTTGCCACCTCTTATCCATAGTCCCGGCTCTATTTTGACTTGTATGGAATCCTTGTTCAGCGTGTCATCTATCTCTTTGATAAAAGTTTCGCGGGATTTTGTCTTTTTAGAGGCAGCTTCGGCTTTCTTTAGGATATACTCACTCTTTGCGTATATCACCATACCTTTATATTTAGGGCCATCCAATGAATATTTCACTTTGTTTTTGTCGAAGCAGGCTGCTAAGCCTTCCGCATCTGTCTTTGAGCGCTCCCACACATTTTTATTTTGTACGTCATAATATAACAGACCGTCGGAAAACTCATTCACTATGCGGGCAAAGTCAGGAAATCTTTTGTCCAGCGTATTTTCTTCATAATCGGATAGCAAAAGTGCCTGAAACCCTTCGAAATATTCGTTGAGTATATCCGACGACAGACTATAAGGAGAGGCTTCTTCAATCTGCATGATTGTAATGTCATTCGTATCTTTAATCCTTTCTTTTTGCCTGTAATTGATATACTTGGCAAATTCACGAACCGGATATGCCCTTTGTCCGTCTATATCGAACAGAATATCGTCACCGTTCTTTATCATTTTCAGGAACACGGAATCACGAGGAGATACAGTTTCTGTTATTTCATATAATTTGGAGTAAGCCTCTTCATTGACAGTGACATTAAAATGGCTTTTCAGCCTGCGTCTTTTCTCGTCACTAAGTTCCTGTACCTTATCACTTCTGAGAATTCTTTCGCGTAGCTGTTTTTTCATTACATCAAGACTCTCTGTCGGTATTTTCCTTAATAACCTTATGATATGGTAGCCATAGTTCGACATCACCGGCTTACTTATATCTCCGGCCTTTTCCAGATTGAAAGCCGCCATAGTAAAATCCATCGGCAGATTCGAATCCAGTTTTATGATGCCAAAGTAGCATCCGTTAGTTCCCATTTTGTGAACTTTGGAAAATAAGTCGCAAAGAGACTGGTAATCTGCCGGAGACTTAATGTTTTCATACTCTCTCCACGCAACCTTACCCACACTGTCTATCTGCTGTTGTGACGGAGGCAGATGTGAGAAGTTAAATACGACTTGTTCTATTTCTACGGCTCCCATTGCGGGGCGCCTGTTCAGTACTTGCACAATGTGGTATCCCCGGGCTGCACGTATAGGCATACTTACCTCGTTTAGCGGCAGGCTGTAGATGGCATCTTCTACTTTGGCTGCAAACATGAAAGGAGATACCCAGCCTATATACCCGTTGCGGGATTCGGCGCGGGGATAGAACACCGCACCCGAACGTGGGGTACTCAGTTCCGCTCCGGTGAATCCGTCTTTCATTATTTTAACCCTGGCTTCCATTGCCTTCTTATACATCTTCAGAGTATCGGCAGGCAATACTATTTCTTTATTGTCGAACGGGAACATAACATGGTTAATCTCCACATTTTCCTGCATCCGCTTATACATTTTCTCTATATATTCGTCTTCATAGTCAGTATTATTCATATATTGCTGAGCCATCTGCGACCTGTAGGATGATAACTGTCGCCGGTAAGAGGCTGTTGTATCTAACTGCTGGGCTTTAGCTTCAGTTACATTCAGCTTAAAGTTTATATATGAATTTACGAAGTCAGCAAAGTCCTGTTTGTTTTCGGCACTGGCATTTCCCTTTTTGTAGGCGTATTCAACCTCTGACTTATACACAGGTACTCCATCTATTGTGAATACAACAGTATTGTCCTGTTGTGCAAGTATACCTAATGTTGTAAGTAGTGCGAAGAATAATAAAGAGTGCTTTTTTATCATATAAGTAAGCTATGTAATAATAAACCAGAGGCAAAGATACAAGAAATATAGGCTCATAATGTTTTAAAATATTCTAAAATAAAAACTCTGTATGTTTTTTCAACATACAGAGCCTTAATTTATTTCAGAATTTATACGATCGTATTTATTCTCCGCGGCTATAATTAGGCGCTTCGCTTGTTATCGCTACATCGTGCGGATGGCTTTCGGCTACTCCGGCATTTGTGATGCGTGTAAATTTAGCGTTATGCAGTGCGTCTATATTATTAGCTCCGCAGTAGCCCATACCTGCGCGTAAGCCACCAGTCATCTGATAAACGACTTCGAACAACGAGCCTTTGAACGGTACGCGGGCAGCAATACCCTCCGGTACAAGTTTCTTTATATCGGCTTCCATATCCTGGAAGTAGCGGTCTTTCGAACCTTTTTCCATTGCTTCAAGAGAGCCCATCCCACGGTACGATTTGAATTTACGTCCGTTAAATATGATAGTTTCTCCCGGTGATTCTTCCACTCCGGCAAGCAGTGAACCCATCATAACGGAATAACCTCCGGCTGCCAAAGCTTTTACTATATCTCCCGAATAACGCAAACCTCCATCAGCGATTAATGGAACACCTGTTCCTTTCAGTGCTTTAGCAACATCATAGATAGCTGATAGCTGTGGAACACCTATTCCCGCTACTACACGTGTGGTACAGATAGAACCCGGTCCTATACCTACTTTCACTGCATCGGCTCCTGCATCTACCAGATATTTAGCTGCTTCGCCAGTGGCAATATTACCTACTACTACGTCTATACCCGGATAGGCTGCTTTTACCCTTTTCAGCATATCGGCTACTCCTTTCGAATGTCCGTGCGCTGTGTCGATAACAATGGCATCTACTCCAGCTTCAACCAATGCTGCTACACGGTCGAGGGTATCATATGTCACACCTACTCCGGCAGCGACACGCAGACGGCCATGTTCGTCTTTGCATGCAAATGGTTTATCTTTAGCTTTAGTTATGTCTTTGTATGTAATCAGTCCGATCAGCCTGTTTTCGGAATCTACTACAGGGAGTTTTTCGATTTTGTGTTGTTGCAGAATGTCTGCCGCAGCTTCCAGATCGGTGCTTTGGCGTGTGGTGATAATCCTGTCTTTGGTCATCACATCGTCTATCAGCTGGTTCATATCGCGGCGGAAACGCAGGTCGCGATTGGTAACGATACCCACAAGATAATTGTTGGCATCCACAACAGGGATACCTCCGATTTTAAATTCGGCCATCATAGCCAGCGCCTGGCCTACCGTTTTGTCACGAAGGATGCTTACAGGGTTCGATATCATACCGTTTTCGGCACGTTTCACGAATCTTACCTGTTGGGCCTGGGCTTCGATCGACATGTTTTTGTGTATAACACCAATACCTCCTTCGCGGGCAATAGCAATAGCCAGTTTAGCTTCTGTAACTGTGTCCATAGCTGCCGAAACGATTGGGATATTTAATTTGATATTGCGTGAGAAACTTGTC
Protein-coding sequences here:
- the guaB gene encoding IMP dehydrogenase; translated protein: MSFIADKVVMDGLTFDDVLLIPAYSEVLPREVDLSTSFSRNIKLNIPIVSAAMDTVTEAKLAIAIAREGGIGVIHKNMSIEAQAQQVRFVKRAENGMISNPVSILRDKTVGQALAMMAEFKIGGIPVVDANNYLVGIVTNRDLRFRRDMNQLIDDVMTKDRIITTRQSTDLEAAADILQQHKIEKLPVVDSENRLIGLITYKDITKAKDKPFACKDEHGRLRVAAGVGVTYDTLDRVAALVEAGVDAIVIDTAHGHSKGVADMLKRVKAAYPGIDVVVGNIATGEAAKYLVDAGADAVKVGIGPGSICTTRVVAGIGVPQLSAIYDVAKALKGTGVPLIADGGLRYSGDIVKALAAGGYSVMMGSLLAGVEESPGETIIFNGRKFKSYRGMGSLEAMEKGSKDRYFQDMEADIKKLVPEGIAARVPFKGSLFEVVYQMTGGLRAGMGYCGANNIDALHNAKFTRITNAGVAESHPHDVAITSEAPNYSRGE
- a CDS encoding OstA-like protein; translation: MQRHRIPLVSVLCLIALYASAQSMLSPQVKLDITQVPKKPQDPVKPQPASKGGVKVIELVNSKRLIRRPDFEPQVLKDSVIFLHDGAYLYCDSAYWNEKQNSFEAFSNVRMEQGDTLFLNGRYMHYDGNTKLVKVRENVNLEHSPKNKRNPITLFTDSLNYDRTMNLGYYFDGGMLVDSLNELTSFWGQYEPNIRIATFKDSVILKNPNFTLYSDKLKYNTNEKVAIFTTPTEIVSDSGVIYTSNGWYNTETEKSLLLDQSTVMNKEGNRYLRGDSIYYYKTLGYGEVFGNMFLQDTVKKIILIGNYGYYNELNNSALATDSAYCIEYSQGDSLYIHADTLKLLTIIDSTHIPKIKPIATDSLIKPEPLILDSLARDSLHIIDRFQNDSARVDMGLPADTMPLYTTSALQAVDTTKKEFRMIKAYYGVRFYRSDMQGVCDSLQFNSKDSIIHMYRDPILWNTNRQLSGDTIDIFMNDSTIDRMHVKQYSFSIEEKDSIHFNQLKSRSMKIFFENKKVKRVLAEGNVETIAYPEERDGTLNGVLNWLEGSYLQIFMNDGQFEKLVVWPKPVGKTTPFHLITPEQLRLKDFYWYDYIRPLDKDDIFRKAPKKAGDVRPKRPAVFDREE
- a CDS encoding peptidylprolyl isomerase, with the translated sequence MVKQAGKFILLAILLSSGLFCKAQDNIIDQIIWVVGDEAILKSDVEKARQMMLSRGDRIEGDPYCLIPEQLAVQKLFLDQAKIDSIDVPTAEVSRGVTRQENMVIANLGSKEKVEEYLQASMSQLREEWREEIRNGYLVSEVKKKLVGKKSSLTPSEVRRYYAQLPQDSLPYIPTTVEVQIITNEPIVPLAEIDKVKERLRDFTNRVNAGESFSTLAIMYSEDGSAQNGGETGFSGRASWVTEFSNMAFSLNDPKKVSNIVETEYGFHIIQLIERRGDLINVRHILLRPKVPEAEFEKAIAKMDSITKDIKQNKFTFEDATVLSFDKDTRKNNGLMVNRKESANYGTPRFLKEELPPAVAIAVDKLKVGEVSAPFRMKTDNGKEVVAIVKLRSRTEGHVANVSDDYQALKEIVEAHKQEDILRKWLQTKIKGTYVFIDENWRNCDFQYSGWLKDDTTNKAK
- a CDS encoding peptidylprolyl isomerase, translated to MIKKHSLLFFALLTTLGILAQQDNTVVFTIDGVPVYKSEVEYAYKKGNASAENKQDFADFVNSYINFKLNVTEAKAQQLDTTASYRRQLSSYRSQMAQQYMNNTDYEDEYIEKMYKRMQENVEINHVMFPFDNKEIVLPADTLKMYKKAMEARVKIMKDGFTGAELSTPRSGAVFYPRAESRNGYIGWVSPFMFAAKVEDAIYSLPLNEVSMPIRAARGYHIVQVLNRRPAMGAVEIEQVVFNFSHLPPSQQQIDSVGKVAWREYENIKSPADYQSLCDLFSKVHKMGTNGCYFGIIKLDSNLPMDFTMAAFNLEKAGDISKPVMSNYGYHIIRLLRKIPTESLDVMKKQLRERILRSDKVQELSDEKRRRLKSHFNVTVNEEAYSKLYEITETVSPRDSVFLKMIKNGDDILFDIDGQRAYPVREFAKYINYRQKERIKDTNDITIMQIEEASPYSLSSDILNEYFEGFQALLLSDYEENTLDKRFPDFARIVNEFSDGLLYYDVQNKNVWERSKTDAEGLAACFDKNKVKYSLDGPKYKGMVIYAKSEYILKKAEAASKKTKSRETFIKEIDDTLNKDSIQVKIEPGLWIRGGNAYVDNKIYEGVVPPPFTGYPYFFVTGKFIDSPEDYTDVRYAVELDYQEKLEKDWATFLQNKYKVDINKPALNLKQ
- a CDS encoding peptidylprolyl isomerase — translated: MKEILICLYLFFTVFVAFSCSGSGAADADRALNPIVTVGDKTLYQADLDEVIPVGLSAEDSTAAVKSYIDMWINDQLIYNKALQNIVNKKDIDELVESYKKSLITSSYQEQLLKEHFSKSVSENELKAYYEQNKDKFKLEDNIIKGLYLKIPVNSKQLANFQKWYKQENDAAIENIEKNTLQNAVAYEYFYDKWVGLVDVLENMPPAVTDEKIFLQRNKNLELRDSSFVYLLNIKEYELTGSEAPYDYVKGQLSEMYMEQKKADYLQQVKKDLYDKAVSDEEIKFYNK